The Marinomonas profundi DNA segment AAACGGCAAAGCTTTTAACCAATATAAATCAACCAATTGCAGGTTCAATAGCCTCGCACGCCTGATATCAGGCCTACAAAACTCCCCCAACCTTCGCTGACTACCTTCTGCGATGCCCTTTTTTAGGTGAAGAAAGCCCAAGCGCTTTCGCTCTTAATGCCTTTTTTGAGGGTTCGCGCTTTTGCTGTGAAGGAGCGTGATTAATGTTTGGTTCGAAGCCTGGTAGCCACTGAGGTACAAATTGCTCACCGACGAGCTTTTCTATCTCCGCTAACAAATATTGCTCTTTTTCCGCCACTAGGCTGACGGCCAGTCCGCTCGTGCCAGCGCGGCCCGTTCTACCAATGCGGTGAATGTAGTCTTCTGCGTTGTAGGGTAATTCGTGATTTACCACATAGTGCAATTGTTCAATGTCGATGCCTCTTGCGGCAACGTCTGTGGCGACAAGGGCGCGTACTTTGCCGGCTTTAAAATCGGCTAATACCCTATCACGTGCGCCTTGGGATTTGTCGCCATGGATGGCTTGAGTGGCGATGCCGTCTTTTGCCATTTCTTTTGCGAGTTCGTCAGCGCCTTGTTTGGTACGAGTGAAAATAAGCACTTGTTGCCAGTTTTTAGAACCAATAAGAAAGGATAAAAGCGCCCGTTTTTGTTGTTGGTCAACGGCATAGACGATTTGTTCAACCTGTGCGGCGGCGGTGTTGCGGTGGTTAACTTCTATTAATTGCGGGTCTTTTAGTAGGGCTTTACTGAGAGCAAAGATCTCATCGTTAAAGGTGGCAGAAAAAAATAGCGTTTGTCGCGTTTCGGGGAGTTTTTTTAATATTCTTTGAATATCAATGATAAAGCCCATGTCGAGCATACGGTCGGCTTCATCCAATACGAGAGTTTGCAGATGGTTTAGATCAATCAGGTTTTTCATCATCAACTCAAGCAAACGCCCCGGCGTGGCAACTAAGACATCACAGCCTTGCTTGAGCGCATCCAATTGCACATTGATACTGGCTCCGCCATACGCCACCACAGATTGGATGGGGAGATTAGCGCTGTATTTTATGAAACTGGCATGAACTTGTTGCGCTAATTCTCGGGTCGGCGTCAGGACCAGAACCTGGATGTTATCGGTGTGGTGCGACGCTTTGGTTTGTAAAATTCGGTGCAATAGCGGTAACGCGAAGGCGGCGGTTTTTCCGGTGCCTGTCTGCGCGCCAGCCATAATGTCTTGATTGGATAAAACCGCCGGAATCGCGGCAAGTTGGATCGGTGTAGGGGTTGAGTAATCTAGTTTTTTTACCTGATCAAGAATGTTTTGATCAAGCCCTAATGATGCAAAGCTCATGGCGCTCCCGCTAAGGTTGAAAGCTATAAATAGAAGGCGCTAGTGTAGCATTATGCCGGTATAACAGGCGGTTTTTGTACCGATCGTGTTGCAATTAAAGCATAGCGAGCAGCGGCTTGAGAACGAAGTCGCCGAGTAGGTAGCTGAGATAAAACGCGACAGGCGCTTTAACTCGGAAGCCGTTAATGCATCGTGTCACTTTCATCACGCCACTATATAGATAGTGGCGTGTGTACAGACCAAGTTTAGAGGAATGAGATTAAGTGAGTTTAGGTTAAAAGGGGGTTATGAATCCTGATACGCCAGCATCGCCGCTGCTAAGTCTTCACGAGAATCGCCGACGGACTTAAACAAGGTAATGGCTTGATCGGGCTGATTAAGCGCTTGTCTGCCTAAGTGCTTGCCGCTGCAAAGCTCGGTTAATTCGGCTTGAATGTCCTCCGCTACTATCGCCCCTTCTCTTATTGGGATGATTAAATCGCCGGTTTCCGCTAATGCACCTGCGCGCGTGTCGACAAAAATCTCTGCTTTTTGCATGGCGAGATTGTCCACTTCGCGCATCATTGGGGTAAAGCTGCCGACTAGGTCCATATGCACGCCAGGTTTGAGCCATTCGCCTAAAATGATGGGTTCATTGGCGAGTGTGGCGCAGCTAATAATGTCTACCTTGCCTGCTATGTCGGCAAGTTGTTCGGTTTTGCAGATTCGGGCATCAATGCCTTGCGCTTGTAGTTCTGCGACAAACTCAGACGCAGTGACATGGTTTCTATTCCAGATCCATACGATTTCAATGGGGCGAACACTGCAATGTGCTGGAACAAGATGACGGCCCATCCGCCCAGCGCCCAGCATTAACATAGCGCGAGAATCTGGGCGAGATAGGTACGAAGACGCCAAAGCCGATGCTGCGGCGGTGCGTATCGCTGTGATGACGTTGCCATCCATTTGCGCCAAGGTTTGCCCCGTTTTACCGCAACTTAACGTATAAAGACTGGTTAAACCGGGTAAGCCTTGTGCGTTATTGCCCGGAAAAACGCTGACTTGCTTAACGCCTAAATATTGACCTTCGATCCAAGCTGGCATCAGTAATAATGTCGCCTGAGGAGCGTTCGGCACATCAATAAAATGATGGTGGCGCACGGGTGACTGTACGTCTGTCACGAAAATATCGCGCAGCGCTGCCACAATTTTTGGCCAAGTTAAGCGAGAACGTAAAGTATCTGCTGATATTTGCATCTTGGGATTCCTCCATTGGGTGAGTCATCATCCTAGCATTCTTCTCTTCTGCTGCTCTTGCTTCTCGCTTGATTTTTTCGCGATCACGTTTTTGTTTTTAATTTTCATCATTTGGTAATTAAAGAACGCAAATCTTAATTTATCTTCATTTCTTTCTTATTTCCTGAAGGTGAGACATTTTATTAGCCTGTCGTATTTCATAAAAAACTATATATTACAATTACTTAAATAATTTATACTTGCTTCTTAAAAAATTAAGTAAAAAATAAGACCATTCAAGTCTGATTTCTTGTTGTAATAAAGTTACCGAAATGTATTATTAATACCGAAAACATACGTTTTTAAGCATTTAATCACTATAAAAACAACAAACATTTGGGTTTGAAACTATGAAAAAATCGATTCTTTACACTGCTATTGTCACTGGTCTTTTATCCGCTGGTGCGATTCACGCGGCGCCTTCATTCGATGCGAACTTCGAGTTAAATACTGATGCAATTGACAAAGCCGTAGGTGATACGACTTATGACCAAAATGGTCGTGTTGAGCTGAACGCTTACAGCAAACACACATCAGGTGAGAACTTCTTTGCTGGTAAGGGCTCGGTGCTTTTAACAACAGATGGAACAGCTGTCGTTGATGACGCTTTTATTCAGTTGGGCAATAACACTTGGGACCTACAACTAGGTCGCTTTGAAGGCATTAACTTATTTCCGTTAGCAAAAGATACTTTAATTGTTCATGCTATTGATGGCGGTGTTTATGAAGCCAATAAAGTGCGTGGTCGTGTGGGCGATAATGGCGGACAGATTGCTTTCCATTACAAAGCCAGCGAAATGCTAAAGTTTGAAGTGGATACGCTTTACGGTGATGGTCAAGCGGATAAGGGTGACGGCAAATCTTATGGTGATAAAACCACAGCAATTGCTGGCATCCGTCCTTCGGTGACTTTTGTGACGGATGCCGCGACTATTTCTGCAGGTTTTGAAAGCGTTAAATATGATACAACGGACGGTGCAACACCTACTCCAACTACTGGTAAAGTGGATCTAACAGGTTATGCTGTTACTGCGAACTTTGATATGGGTGCGGCTAACGTGAACCTTGCTGCAGCGCACAGCAAAGACGATATTTCAGATAAGAAGACCACGTCATTTGTTGCAAACATGGTGTACGGAAACTTTGGCTTGGGTGTGATTGCTTCTAGTGTTGATAATAAAGCCGGTAGTGATCCATCTTTGTTAACCACTTATGTTGCTTACACGGTTCCTGTATTGGATATCGAAAACGCCACAGTAACTTTTGCGGGTTCTTACTCAACAGCGGATGACGTTGCCGCGGGTGATAATGATAAAGTCACAGCAGCACGAGTTCGTTTTAACTACGGCTTCTAGCAGGTAGTTAAAGAGAAGAGCAATATCGCTGGTTACTCCCTTTTCTAGCGATATTGTTCTTTCTGTGTGTTTGTAATCCTTTTTATTCTAGTGATCCTCTCTCAATAGTTACCATACGAAAAACCTACCCTCTTTACCGTCATGCATCGTGATGTTATTCAATCACTCGTAAGGTCATTAAGTCGCTGTCTTTGGTAATGACTAAGCTTGGGTCAACACGCAAGCAGCTGCCAGCGTAATGCCCTGCCACGGAGAAGGTGCAAATTTGTGAGCGATAGCCTTCAATGTCTGGCAGTTTCCACAGCGCTTGGAAGATGTGATCTTGGTGAGAAAAACGCCCAGCGGTTTCTTCCATCAAGGCGTCTTCGCCATCGTATAGG contains these protein-coding regions:
- a CDS encoding DEAD/DEAH box helicase, with the protein product MSFASLGLDQNILDQVKKLDYSTPTPIQLAAIPAVLSNQDIMAGAQTGTGKTAAFALPLLHRILQTKASHHTDNIQVLVLTPTRELAQQVHASFIKYSANLPIQSVVAYGGASINVQLDALKQGCDVLVATPGRLLELMMKNLIDLNHLQTLVLDEADRMLDMGFIIDIQRILKKLPETRQTLFFSATFNDEIFALSKALLKDPQLIEVNHRNTAAAQVEQIVYAVDQQQKRALLSFLIGSKNWQQVLIFTRTKQGADELAKEMAKDGIATQAIHGDKSQGARDRVLADFKAGKVRALVATDVAARGIDIEQLHYVVNHELPYNAEDYIHRIGRTGRAGTSGLAVSLVAEKEQYLLAEIEKLVGEQFVPQWLPGFEPNINHAPSQQKREPSKKALRAKALGLSSPKKGHRRR
- the lhpI gene encoding bifunctional Delta(1)-pyrroline-2-carboxylate/Delta(1)-piperideine-2-carboxylate reductase, with translation MQISADTLRSRLTWPKIVAALRDIFVTDVQSPVRHHHFIDVPNAPQATLLLMPAWIEGQYLGVKQVSVFPGNNAQGLPGLTSLYTLSCGKTGQTLAQMDGNVITAIRTAAASALASSYLSRPDSRAMLMLGAGRMGRHLVPAHCSVRPIEIVWIWNRNHVTASEFVAELQAQGIDARICKTEQLADIAGKVDIISCATLANEPIILGEWLKPGVHMDLVGSFTPMMREVDNLAMQKAEIFVDTRAGALAETGDLIIPIREGAIVAEDIQAELTELCSGKHLGRQALNQPDQAITLFKSVGDSREDLAAAMLAYQDS
- a CDS encoding carbohydrate porin; its protein translation is MKKSILYTAIVTGLLSAGAIHAAPSFDANFELNTDAIDKAVGDTTYDQNGRVELNAYSKHTSGENFFAGKGSVLLTTDGTAVVDDAFIQLGNNTWDLQLGRFEGINLFPLAKDTLIVHAIDGGVYEANKVRGRVGDNGGQIAFHYKASEMLKFEVDTLYGDGQADKGDGKSYGDKTTAIAGIRPSVTFVTDAATISAGFESVKYDTTDGATPTPTTGKVDLTGYAVTANFDMGAANVNLAAAHSKDDISDKKTTSFVANMVYGNFGLGVIASSVDNKAGSDPSLLTTYVAYTVPVLDIENATVTFAGSYSTADDVAAGDNDKVTAARVRFNYGF